The Toxotes jaculatrix isolate fToxJac2 chromosome 17, fToxJac2.pri, whole genome shotgun sequence genomic interval ctgttctggttcactTTCTACTCGTTCTACTCGCTTTCTACTCGTTCAACAAAGGACTGAGAAAAATTTCCAAATTTCAGAATTCACCTACCTTGATCTGTGGGAACAAGTCCAGTTCTCCCAGTAATACCACttttttctgaaagaaaaataaacaaatgagattAAAATACAATCatttgttaaaaatgacaataaaatacaaattttaCATGTGTATGAGTAGAGCACAGATACCTGAGCCATAGCAGGCTTTCATGCACTCATCCTTGGacaaatagttgttgagattCTCCCTACAGCCTCCAAACATGAACTCCTCACACTTCTCTGAGGCGGCGTTGTAATGCCATCGAGGGAAAGAACCGCGGCATGGCCCAACCTTCTTTGGAGCCATACAGTGGTCTGGTGGGACACAGAAAGGATTAAGTTCAATTTCACAATTTATAATAGCTGCTTATGCTTCCTGAAAATCTGAAGAAAACACTTTGAAACTCAAACCCATTTTAATAATCccagtctgtgttttgttaGGCCTCCTACAACATGTTCTAACAACAACATGACCTCTATATACCACTTCTTTGTGACATTAATGGAGGAAATTCTCTGGATTTGCTACCAAAAAGTCCAAGTTTGAGAGTTAATGATTGAATAGTTCCCCACACAGTTATTTCACGTACATGGTTGAGTTAGTGTTGCAGTAAATTCAGTtcagtgaaaaaagaaatatccCCAGCTCTCTCACTAAGGCTTCCTGATGGTAAAAATCTAGTTAGAAAATGAGCAAAGATGTCAGCACACAAATTTTCCTCAGAAGTATTCTAAAATACAGATTTCATGTTAATCAGAAAACCTTGCTAGACACTGAACAAAGtaccacttgtttttttttttatccacaagCCAGTTTGTCCGATCATGTCTCATATCTGACCCATAATTTGGTGAGATATTCTTTTGCATTTTGTCCTAACATcctgttttttgtgtctgtattaCTGTAGACAGACACATAATTACACATGCAGTTTTCCTGCATAGAGAAATGcgactgagaaaaaaagaagtgatgtTTCAGTGGTCACTGTGGCTAAGCAAGCAAGTTGTCTTGCATGTGGCTGATGATTCATGTAATGTGTTCATACGAAGTACAGACAGCGAGACATTACAAAGACTGCAAAATTATATTAAGGAAGTGTAAACTGTACTTTCATTTTCAAGTTCTCACATTTTTATCACCGACTTTGATTTCACAAAGGCATTATTCAAATCTTTCATTATTGCTGAGTAAATGTGGCAGCATTGACATGTAGAGTCACTGCCATGCTCATGCAAATTCGTCTGATGTACATTCCTTGCATCATTAAGGACACAAGCTGTTAATGGGTAACTGAACCACTGAATGCTTCAAGGTCTTTCCTTTGTCCTTCAGTCTACAATCAACCAGCAACTGACAAATACAACCTTGAGCAAAATAAGGTACTTTTAAAAGGTTCAAAACATTAAGACTTTTAATCAGTACTGAAGAGGATCGCAATGGTGACTGGAGTCTTCGTTTGGGCTGTAACCCAAGCTGAAACCAGACTGACAGGTTTTGTTGAGTCGGGGGTGGAGAGAGTGGGATTGCAGCAGGGGAGCAGTAAAAACCACACCAACCGCTCTGCTCGCTTCTGCTTTCTGCAGAAGTTCTTGACACTGCACATAAATGTGGTGTATCAAGGGACCTTCACAGTGGctttctgtgttgtgtctgcagggGAAGTGACCTAGATACTTAGACACTTGATGTCACACCAGAGACAACATTTAACAAACTGCTCTTCCGTGACAAAGAAGCATCTTGTTCTGTACTCGAGTTCTTTTTGTTTACCGACAAATATCAGATCTGGTCTAATCTTCCTATGATACAAGCTTTTATGTCTCTGTTTCCTTATGATGTTTCGTCATTCAGTCCACAGGAATTGGGCGAGCGTGCCGTGACAGGTTTGATCACAGTTAACATACAATGGCTGACGCTTGTGACAAATGCCAGGCAATGCCAGAGCAAAGTTCCTGAGAAATAAATCTGTAGTGTAAAAAAGAAGACTTGAAGTAACACATTAGACACAACTTAATCACATATTCATATTTCGAGCTTTATGGGCATGATTTAAGGATAATGGAAACTTTTTTAAACTATGGCCCAACATTAAACACAGGTGAGTGACTCTGAATAAGCCAAAAGATATGTCAACAAATACAGTGATCACATGAGTCACATTTTATACTGAAACTCAACCATGTTTGTGCTCAATCTCACCCTCTCTGAGTCTATATTTGTAGGGGATTTGGATTTTCAATGTGTCGTGCGGCCAAAGGAATGAAAGTTTTCAattcattcaaagaaaaacagaagaaaacaggtGTTATAGTTAAATTAATATGTTGTTTCCTCATCTTAAATACTCACGTTCAGACTGCTCGGGAGTAAGGACCAGGACGGTGACCTGGGTTGAGTCTGATTGCCCGATGGTGTCTGTGACGGTCAGCTGGAACTTGTACAACCCAGACGACAGATTGGACACGATAATCTGGTCAGGAAAGTTGGTTTTctacaaggcaaaaaaaaaaaagacttttatttaCATCAGTGCTGGGAGGTTTtcaattaaatgacaaaatcgGTTTGTCTCATCACTCACCTCAACCACTGCATAAGGATATCCAGTGAGCATACGCCATTGCCAGGCCGCAATCCCTTTATCATCTTTGCTCTCGATGCCATTTAGTGTCACACTGTCCTGAGGTTGGACCACCCGGTCCAGGCCTCCATTGGCCACCGGTGGATGATCTGATTCATCTGGAGGGACACATGCGATTAGTGTATATCACATATAGACAAGCTCTACAATAACTTGAGTATAAATAAGTGATATTTCCAGATGACGGGCTGCAACACACGAAGAAAAAGAAACCTGAACCTGTACCAGGAGGCCTTCACAGCTGGGCGTGTGTGAACATGCTGAACTGAAGGTTTCTGCCCTAAACCTGTGGCCTGATAACAAACTGGATAGAAACTAGATAACAAACAGACGCAAAAGGATTTAATTAAGTGGTAAGGCCACAGAGTATTTCTATGGAACCCCTAAAGGTAAACTTGAACTTCTCTGTTATTTCCCTCAGCAGATGATGAAGctgaaaataaagcaaactGAATAATTATAAGGAAAGCACAGCTAATCACAGTGATCCTACACACAAGATTTCCCTCATGACAAACAGTGACACGCATCATTGTGAAGCTtctatgattaaaaaaatacaaaaaaaaaggatcactTTCTGTGTAGGTGGATATTTATACGAATTTGTGCTCTTACTTGGGGGAAGATCCACTGCGAGATAACTGTCATAGACGGAGTCCAGGATATAATTGATGTATCCTTTCTTCCTAACAAAGCGGCAGGCGTATTTCTGTTTGTACAGACAATCAAAGAGAAAGCAGGAGCTGACCAAgccttcctcatctcctctctccataAGGGCGACATTGCACCTCGGCTCTTTGCAGCAGGCCGTCACGCAGTCCTTGTATCGATCAAGCTTCGGCGAAGAAATGAAGGTCGCTCCGTCTTTCACCGACTCATCGGCGTCTAGGACAAAATCCTCCCGACCGTTCTTGAATTTGGCCAGACATTGCTCACCAAACTGCTGGCCACCAGTGGAGTCGAGAAACAACATGAAGAGTAGGAGCGCAAATGCTCCAAATTGTCCTTTAAGGtgtgaaatcattttttttaaagtcccgTAAAGATTTCCACACAAATAATATCCAGAGATTACCTGTAACAGCAGTTAGGTcagtagaaaaaataaataaaaataaaattaccacttattatttttaaaacgAAACTTCATGTGGTGTTTAGGCCGCAGAGAGGAAATAACACTTCGGTTCTTTTCAACAATCTTCAGTAAAATGATGTTTCACCGACTCCTGACTTCCATATATGCACCGAGAGACTGTTGAAAACTTCCACAAAGTCACTCACAGACCGATCTGAACCTTTACAACACTGAAACTCTCCGAGTAGAAGCGAGTCGTTTGATGTCGacaaaaaccaaagcaaacGACGACATTTCCTTGGTGACTCACCTGAGAGGTACAGGAAGTGAAATTCCACTCCTGAGATGCCACTCCCTTCTGGCTGTTATGTGACTGGGACTCTAAACAAAACAggtctatgttttgtttttttttaccggTGGGAGTACAAATATAAAGCATCATTGTTAACACATGGAGATATGTACAATAAtgagtgttgtgtctctttcacacacCTTTTATTCTTCACCTTATCACTGACATGAACTCAGAAAATGAGCTGGATAAACTTTTGCTTACCTTTATTTATCAGTTCAAAAACATTACCTTTTCAGTTACTTTGTCCGTTATCCACCTTTTGAAACTTTCCATTTGCGCGCCCCTACAGCTGGgacaggtttgtttgttttttgttttttgtttgtttgtttgtttttaattgacCACATTTTTAATTGGCCACATTGTACAGCTACTACGGGACAACAGATGTTTAACCAGTGAGACAGGAAAATACCATAGTGTACAATAAGATGACGAAAGATGACGaaatttaatgtaattaaatgctaaaggtaaaataaagtgtaaatgaaAGGGATGATTTAATTACTTTGGTATTCCGGATTTAGAAAAAAGatgtcataataataataataataataataataataataataataataatgatagaccaaatactattactttttttcattcattcatatcttTTACCAGCTTTAGTCCAGAAGGTGGCAGTATGATCCCACCAACAGCTGAAGAGGAAGCtgagggtctttttttttttcttaccaagCTTTGTAATACATGCTTTTTGGCTGCTGCGTTCTCACACATAGTATAATCATTAACATTAATTATCATTTAAATTTGCAGGACCCGCAATATTCTTTTTGTAATAGTAGTGATACTGAGATGATTCATGCATTGAATCACCAAACGGCAGTATGCGATGAGTCATGCAGACACATGTACCTGTCAACAACTGGGGAGAAGCAGGAAGTGACTCGCTCAGATTATGAGTTATGTAGATTAACTGGTTTAATAATTTAGACTGAATCATAATTCCAGACTAATTTAATCAGGATATGACAGATTTTTCTGGAAGTTTTAAGGTAGTAGCTTCCTGACAATGAGATCTTCATTCAACTATGAGAATAAACCATCAGAGGTCGTGCTCATCTTCTGCCTCTGTATTCCTTTTTACCCTCCTAGAAATTAGCCACTCAGCCAGGTCCGAGGTGAGAAGGCCTAACACAGGCCTCCAGTCCACGTCCCTGTTTTTAGACAAGCTGGCGGAGCAGAACCAAGTAGCATAAGACGAGATGAATGAATTTGTTTGCCTGGAAAGGTGAGCTGCTCGAGGCACTCAATAATTCAGTGTTTGTAACAGACGGTGCATCAGTGGGTGAACACGCGCAGCTATGGCTGATTGATAGGCcctgccaaaacaaaaaactgaaccCCATTATTCATATCGTAATAGGATCTATGGAAACTCTGCAGCCTGTTGTCTCTGTTGTCTCACCTGTAATAATTTGGCAGCGAGAGGTACAACTATGAATTTTTGACCTTGggttctgtgctgctgttgataTTTGACTTCTCGTACACTGATGGTTTCTAgacttttatttgacatttgacTTCTGAACAGCCATAAATAGCGCTCTCCTATTCATCCATTATGTATGGGTGCGTAACTGAGGACGCCAATTTGACTTCAAGGCTTATTAAACGTACACCTGATAATGCCTGTTATAAAAGGACAAAGCAGCTATCACACTAGAGGAACCCTGGCTTACCTGTCAGGGGGACCCAGCTATTGTTGGAAGTGTTTGTGAACACAAAAGCCCTTAGCATGTCAAACCCGTTTGACTTTGTGAGCAGATAAATACTTTAGATACTTTTACTGgctgaataacaaaaaaaatatggctGGTGAGATGGAATAAAGATGCTTCTGATGATAACGATGCCCTCAGATTAGGTTTTTGCCCTCAgttggagacagagaaagaaaaatacacatttatttctACATTTTGTGATTACAGTGGGACACGTCGGCTTATTTTCAGCCAGAGTAATAACTCTAACTTGATTGCAGAGCTTGCCTTCTCACCCTTTCTCCACTTTATATTGGTGTAATTGACCTACGCTCTCTCTCCCACCTGCTataacagaggaagagagcaaaaagcaaacacacaccctaTAAGGtgcatgtgcacgcacacagacacacagaaacacacacacacgcaggcataTCTCATTACCATCCTTCTGATAGTGCAGCCAGTGGGTGTtgcaagaggaggagggaaggagagcaagacagtgagctttagagagagagggagagagaggacgagGACAGGCAGAGAACCACAGCCAGCATTATAGAGAGGGAGAACACGAAACACTCAACAAGATAACAGGAGATACGCATGGGAACAGCAGCTCACTggaaaagcagaagcagagataTAGAGACAGAGTAGGGGAGCTAGTGTGCAAGACAAACGTATCACAGACTCAgggtctgcgtgtgtgtgtgagtgtgatacagctcagtgtgtttccACGGTTCTCCTGAGGCCGTGGCAGCCATGGCGTCAGAGCCTAGCACCCAGTCCAGGGTGATGTTCCAGGCAACGGACAAAACAGAGGAGCCGGCACACCGCAAGCTGGGCAAGCTGACAGTTAAATACAACCGCAAGGACCTGCAGAGGAGGCTGGATATCGAGGAGTGGATCGACGGACAGCTGCACCTGCTGTTTGACTGTGAGGTAGGGGAGGACTGGCTCACACAGCCACATAGTCAGACGTTTTCTGTGTTGGGTGCCTGAAGAGGTGGGGGGCGAGGGGGGGGGTTCAAGGGAGGCACTCATAAGTGCCTGTGGTGGGCTATCCATCATGTATGAGAGATTATAGCAACCTAAAAGAGGAGTGGGTGGGAGGCAAGTAGCTGTGCTTCATGGCTGCAGTTTTTGGCACACAAGCCCTCATGTGTCATCAGTCTGTCTGCAGCATCAGCTGTGTGGCCTTACATCACTTTAAACATATGGTTGTCACATGGTTACATGTACAATTTAGGCATTTAGATGATACATTGAGGAGGAAATAAAGTGAGAGCACCAACAACAATCTGCCTTTAACTGTGTGATTAAGTAATAAAGAAGCACCAGAGAAAGTAATAAACCTTAAAGCTAATGACAGGAGAAGATAAGAAATTTGTTTAAATGTACTTCACATGGTGCAGTTTTTATTTCCTGCTGTTATGGTGGCATCCAGGACATTATGTCATCtttttattgtctgtgtgtgtgtgtgtcctgtctctctgtttgcagACACATTCTTCTCAACAGTCACTCAGTTTAGATACTGTCCCATATATAGAGGATGATCGATGATGACAGCAATTAGACATTTGAGAACCATGCAGTAAAAATAACCTGTGGAAAACGGTTTCTTTCAAAGACCATCTATGTTTACGTTAAAATACATGGATACATGTTTGAAAGATAGAGTTATGACGTGGGCATATgccttcattattttcatagTGTGCTTAATTAATACCCCTCATTGCATAGATGGTTATGTTTAATATGTATGGAGGGATTACAGAGTGACATCAGCCAGCTCACACACATAGCAACACAACCTCCACAACTCCACTCCTGGATGGTGGGATACAATCCAGTTATGTCAGAGGCTCCATATTGATTTGCTTGGCATTCTCTGAGGggaaaccatggcaacagatGTCTCATCGCCCACATGAGGGAGCATGGCACACAGTGGAATTAGGGGTGTCTGCTAAGGAGCACAGGCTTGCTAATGACGATGCAGATCAGATGACAACACCGCCTCCGTTTCATGCCGAAGACGGCAGAGACAAAGTGTTTCTCATTAAATTCTCGAACCACACAGAGGCCCTTGGTTGTAGATGGCCTGCAGCCACCTCTCTGTCTGGAATCCCCTTTCACCACCAAGGAGCACTTTGAACATGGTATATAGTATACTGATGCTGCAGAACGCGAGCAGTCATGCACATCCATCTGACTAACTAGCTGACATGGAAGATTTGGAGCAAATGTAGTGAGAGATAACTAAtatctccagctctctctcctcaactTTATCTAGACCAGTGAATTGTCAGGATTATAATTGTCTAGTTTTATCATAAACACGTTGTCACAGCTGAGTGCTAGGGATTTTTCAATGCTGTGCATGTATTTTTCTTATCACAATTCTTATTTTATAAGCTTTATTCCATTTACACCCCAAGCCTTCTTCCTTGTGGAAATACATGGTAATATGCTTGTGAGGCAGAGGGTGGAATAAATCACATTAGTGGAAACCAGGACATGCAGATAACAAAAAGAGATCCGACGTCTTTCTCTGTCTACTCTTTTGATCTTGTCCCAGAAACGTACAATTATTTCATGTTTGCAGCCTTGAAATGTTCTGCTTCTTAGATAATCAATGTGCGGCTCATGTACTGCACAGATAGTGAATGTGCATGTTTCCCCAGCTCGCTGCAGGGTCAGAGCTCAATATGGTTGATAGGGTGACAAAAGATGGCAATAACacaagaaatgtttttaattcagtCCTGATAATACTTGTCATCATGTATTTAAGTAGAATTTACAATTTGTTAATCTGCATCCTTGACATATGAAAATTAAGGCTTAACTTTCCAGCTAGGATGGATTTGATATTTGTATTAATCACTTGTGAGGAATTAGGCATGACTTGTCCATGTGCACTGGCCAGTGTAATAAATTTTGCATAGGCTCAGGGGAAGTATACTCCGTT includes:
- the spint1a gene encoding kunitz-type protease inhibitor 1a produces the protein MISHLKGQFGAFALLLFMLFLDSTGGQQFGEQCLAKFKNGREDFVLDADESVKDGATFISSPKLDRYKDCVTACCKEPRCNVALMERGDEEGLVSSCFLFDCLYKQKYACRFVRKKGYINYILDSVYDSYLAVDLPPNESDHPPVANGGLDRVVQPQDSVTLNGIESKDDKGIAAWQWRMLTGYPYAVVEKTNFPDQIIVSNLSSGLYKFQLTVTDTIGQSDSTQVTVLVLTPEQSEHHCMAPKKVGPCRGSFPRWHYNAASEKCEEFMFGGCRENLNNYLSKDECMKACYGSEKSGITGRTGLVPTDQGEKCGAPCTTEQFTCANGCCLDPGLECDSSPQCSDGSDEQNCEDLNNKFRILLQIPLDEQKVRCTEPPNTGSCRDSFTKWYYNPIQQDCFRFNYGGCQGNENRFDSKESCMRLCRGVTESDVFARKGEFDRSVSESQTGIIAIAALLGLAVFILLCVLVVCFMKGKKKSSQHQRVPVNTAPVTSIEDRERLVYNSTTKPI
- the ppp1r14d gene encoding protein phosphatase 1 regulatory subunit 14B, which gives rise to MASEPSTQSRVMFQATDKTEEPAHRKLGKLTVKYNRKDLQRRLDIEEWIDGQLHLLFDCEEEEIPELEIDIDELLELSDEGQRTRLQELLQECGKPKEDFINGLLYRIKGLRKMSGPLKK